One window from the genome of Streptomyces sp. NBC_00287 encodes:
- a CDS encoding vWA domain-containing protein, which produces MPGVDAALLGFARALRAAGVEASTERVHAFLSAVDVLPADVYWAGRLTLCGERDDLERYDRVFAAFFGGTGQAARRPVTVPRAPRLRLVVRDAEGEARTAQAPDAPPVAALASTSEVLRHRDFARLSGAEREQVRRLLATLALRGEVRRSARRRPARRGEVDPHRTVRELLRRGGEPARLLRYARTEHPRRVVLLVDVSGSMAPYADALLRFAHAAVRGARTEVFTIGTRLTRVTRELSHRDPDLAMAAVASAVPDWRGGTRLGELLGVFLERWGQRGMARGAIVVVLSDGWERGDPELLAERMRRLHRLAHRVIWANPLKARPGYAPLAAGMAAALPSVDAFVEGHSLAALERLAAVVRGAEDA; this is translated from the coding sequence ATGCCCGGCGTCGACGCCGCGCTCCTCGGCTTCGCCCGCGCCCTGCGCGCGGCGGGCGTCGAGGCGAGTACGGAGCGGGTGCACGCGTTCCTCTCCGCGGTGGATGTCCTGCCGGCGGACGTCTACTGGGCGGGGCGGCTGACGCTGTGCGGGGAACGGGACGATCTGGAGCGGTACGACCGGGTGTTCGCGGCCTTCTTCGGCGGCACCGGGCAAGCCGCTCGGCGCCCGGTCACGGTCCCCCGCGCGCCCCGGCTGCGGCTCGTCGTACGGGATGCGGAAGGGGAGGCCCGTACGGCGCAGGCGCCGGACGCACCACCCGTGGCCGCCCTCGCCAGTACCTCCGAGGTGCTGCGCCACCGCGACTTCGCCCGCCTGAGCGGCGCCGAGCGCGAGCAGGTGCGCCGGCTGCTGGCCACGCTGGCGCTGCGGGGCGAGGTACGGCGGTCCGCGCGGCGGCGTCCTGCTCGGCGCGGGGAGGTCGATCCGCATCGCACGGTCCGGGAGCTGCTGCGGCGCGGCGGGGAGCCCGCGCGGCTGCTCCGGTACGCCCGGACGGAGCATCCGCGCCGGGTGGTGCTGCTCGTGGACGTCAGCGGCTCCATGGCGCCGTACGCGGACGCGCTGCTGCGCTTCGCGCACGCGGCCGTGCGCGGGGCCCGTACGGAGGTGTTCACGATCGGGACACGGCTGACCCGGGTCACGCGGGAGCTGTCGCATCGGGACCCTGACCTCGCGATGGCCGCGGTCGCGTCGGCGGTGCCGGACTGGCGTGGGGGTACCCGGCTGGGTGAGCTGCTGGGCGTGTTCCTGGAGCGCTGGGGACAGCGCGGTATGGCGCGCGGTGCGATCGTGGTGGTGCTGTCCGACGGCTGGGAGCGCGGCGACCCGGAGCTGCTCGCGGAACGAATGCGCCGCCTGCACCGCCTGGCCCACCGGGTGATCTGGGCCAACCCGCTCAAGGCCCGCCCCGGTTACGCCCCCTTGGCGGCCGGGATGGCGGCGGCCCTGCCGAGCGTGGACGCGTTCGTCGAGGGCCACAGCCTCGCGGCGCTGGAACGCCTGGCGGCCGTGGTGAGAGGAGCCGAGGATGCGTGA
- a CDS encoding XdhC family protein: MRDVLPVLRGWYAAGSPFGLATVVATSRSAPRDPGAAMAVGPGDEVVGSVSGGCVEGAVFELAQEVVASGEARVETFGYSDEDAFAVGLTCGGEITLLVRPVTAASDPAFGAVAESVAAGEPVTVASVADGPAPRGATLAVWPDRVLGTLGAAGLDAAVTADARGELALGVTELRHYGPHGERREDAVAVFLHSFAPPPRMLVFGAIDYAAAVARIGDFLGYRVTVCDARPVFATPKRFPEGVEVVVDWPHRYLNGTDTDNRTVICVLTHDPKFDVPLLEEALRRPAAYIGAMGSRRTHDDRMRRLAAAGLTGAELSRLRSPVGLDLGARTPEEVAVSVAAEIVALRWGGTGAPLTATAGAIHPRGA, translated from the coding sequence ATGCGTGACGTACTGCCGGTGCTGCGTGGCTGGTACGCGGCCGGGTCGCCGTTCGGGCTTGCCACCGTCGTTGCGACGAGCCGCAGCGCGCCGCGTGATCCGGGGGCCGCGATGGCCGTGGGGCCGGGTGACGAGGTCGTGGGCAGTGTGTCGGGCGGCTGTGTCGAGGGGGCGGTGTTCGAGCTGGCCCAGGAGGTGGTGGCGAGCGGCGAGGCGCGCGTGGAGACCTTCGGGTACAGCGACGAGGACGCGTTCGCGGTGGGGCTCACCTGCGGCGGCGAGATCACCCTCCTCGTACGTCCGGTGACGGCCGCCTCCGACCCTGCCTTCGGCGCGGTCGCCGAGTCCGTCGCCGCCGGTGAGCCGGTCACCGTGGCGTCGGTGGCCGACGGACCCGCGCCACGCGGCGCGACCCTCGCGGTCTGGCCCGACCGGGTCCTCGGCACGCTGGGCGCGGCGGGCCTGGACGCGGCGGTCACCGCCGACGCGCGCGGCGAACTCGCCCTCGGCGTCACGGAACTGCGCCACTACGGGCCGCACGGCGAGCGCCGTGAGGACGCCGTCGCCGTCTTCCTGCACTCCTTCGCGCCGCCGCCGCGGATGCTGGTCTTCGGCGCGATCGACTACGCGGCCGCCGTCGCCCGGATCGGCGACTTCCTCGGCTACCGGGTCACCGTCTGCGACGCCCGCCCGGTCTTCGCCACGCCCAAACGCTTCCCGGAGGGCGTCGAGGTGGTCGTCGACTGGCCGCACCGCTACCTGAACGGCACCGACACCGACAACCGCACGGTGATCTGCGTCCTCACCCACGACCCGAAGTTCGACGTGCCGCTGCTGGAGGAGGCCCTGCGCAGGCCGGCCGCGTACATCGGGGCGATGGGCAGCCGCCGTACCCATGACGACCGGATGCGACGACTGGCCGCGGCCGGGCTCACCGGGGCCGAACTGTCCCGGCTGCGCTCGCCGGTCGGGCTCGACCTCGGGGCCCGTACGCCCGAGGAGGTCGCCGTGTCGGTCGCCGCCGAGATCGTCGCCCTGCGCTGGGGCGGCACCGGCGCCCCGCTGACGGCGACCGCCGGCGCCATCCATCCACGGGGAGCGTGA
- a CDS encoding SRPBCC family protein, with the protein MELRHEFTVPVPVDDAWRALLDIERVAPCLPGASVTDYDGKTVTGSVKVKVGPVTLTYKGTGVFEERDEQEHRMVLSASGREARGQGTARATVTGTLTEGDDGTAVTVLTDLSVTGRPAQFGRGLLSEVGDRLVSQFAECLAERLTGPEPEPETAPATSAPEETAPLDLARTAALPVARRVGPPLAAALLVLVAWRWRHRRR; encoded by the coding sequence ATGGAACTGCGCCACGAGTTCACCGTGCCCGTACCGGTCGACGACGCCTGGCGGGCGCTCCTCGACATCGAGCGGGTCGCGCCCTGTCTGCCAGGAGCGAGCGTGACGGACTACGACGGCAAGACGGTGACCGGATCGGTGAAGGTCAAGGTGGGCCCGGTGACCCTGACGTACAAGGGCACCGGGGTGTTCGAGGAGCGGGACGAGCAGGAGCACCGGATGGTGCTGAGCGCGAGCGGTCGGGAGGCCCGCGGGCAGGGCACCGCGCGGGCCACCGTGACCGGCACACTCACCGAAGGCGACGACGGTACGGCGGTCACCGTGCTCACCGATCTGTCGGTGACCGGGCGTCCGGCGCAGTTCGGGCGGGGGCTGCTGTCGGAGGTGGGCGACCGGCTGGTCTCGCAGTTCGCCGAGTGCCTGGCCGAACGCCTCACCGGGCCGGAGCCGGAGCCTGAGACGGCACCGGCGACCTCGGCACCCGAGGAGACCGCGCCCCTCGATCTCGCCCGCACGGCCGCCCTCCCCGTCGCCCGACGGGTGGGCCCACCGCTGGCGGCCGCCCTGCTGGTTCTGGTCGCCTGGCGGTGGCGGCACAGGAGGCGCTAG
- a CDS encoding metallophosphoesterase family protein translates to MRLLLMSDTHLPVRARALPDQLLAELPHADVVIHAGDWVDTATLDLLESRSRRLIAVYGNNDGPELRARLPEVARAELGGLRFGVVHETGPAAGREVRCAARFPDLDVLVFGHSHIPWDTSAPSGLRLLNPGSPTDRRRQPHCTYLTASVADGGLTDVELHRLPLR, encoded by the coding sequence GTGCGTCTGCTGCTGATGTCCGACACCCACCTCCCCGTGCGCGCCCGCGCACTTCCCGACCAGCTCCTCGCCGAACTCCCGCACGCCGACGTGGTGATCCACGCCGGTGACTGGGTCGACACGGCCACCCTCGATCTGCTGGAGAGCCGCAGCCGCCGGCTGATCGCCGTGTACGGCAACAACGACGGCCCCGAGCTGCGGGCCCGCCTCCCCGAAGTGGCCCGTGCGGAGCTAGGCGGCCTGCGTTTCGGCGTGGTCCACGAGACGGGCCCGGCGGCCGGCCGCGAGGTGCGGTGTGCCGCGCGCTTCCCCGACCTGGACGTCCTGGTGTTCGGGCACAGCCACATCCCGTGGGACACCTCCGCCCCGTCCGGTCTGCGCCTGCTCAACCCGGGCTCCCCGACCGACCGGCGCCGCCAGCCGCACTGCACGTACCTCACCGCCTCGGTCGCCGACGGCGGCCTCACGGACGTGGAACTGCACCGCCTGCCACTCCGCTAG